In one Bacteroidota bacterium genomic region, the following are encoded:
- a CDS encoding histidine kinase has translation MKLSAINKDNRFFKVVSKYFAHPISLTIIFGLSVICFLPINFNKTNINQSKKQKLNQNNLSIRHDLNNDGKTEQVLLTYRGQNTAYSVIRVFDNNVALFDQWNIKGSYLERQNPLFGDYDNDGFIELYTITKSNDSLLLHGIEFFGDQNDLITNRFICVSKYNRNKKLDVDFHGGDFVDYNNDGFLDLFFILYSGLSKYPRNIFRYDINNDSLKISPFSGTGIINPSFFTDIDNDNKHEIFGQVPAYGNYTSEVPFKDSSSYLIVFSEDLELKFPPVEFKEYPCNLSTVLMTQADTSFLLSLFNYNGTSPGKYSKLFLHTTNGKQISELLLPDEVEVNSYNITYFDFDNRNLIVLTDISGQAFEIKYPLKLIKLNVSKEITRIKSAGNNFIHKADIDFDKENEIIVFKQNCEDLLVLEEDLSIYAEIPVPGGSNYPTNIFSYTNDKGEFLLDIQAGRYYYTFKVEKNSLFFWKYPIYLGIFGIIFLFFYFLNLLQKKAAKEKYEREKELVHLQYNSIKNQIEPHFIGNVISSISGLYAEKQRIEADAYVSRFTRILNQSLLNSNRVTVPLRDELDFTRDYIEIQQNRLENKFDFAIEVTKDVSFKTEIPRMLIHTFVENSIKHGLQHCDYKGHLSIEVSKKGRIIEIVIEDNGIGRENAKKLKTFGSGKGIEIVGEMLNLYRRISGKKIKYEIEDIEAKPNNSGFRVTISLHK, from the coding sequence TTGAAATTAAGTGCAATAAATAAAGATAATAGATTTTTTAAAGTAGTTAGCAAATATTTTGCACATCCAATATCTCTTACTATAATTTTTGGGCTATCAGTTATATGTTTCCTACCTATTAATTTTAATAAAACAAATATTAATCAATCAAAAAAACAGAAACTAAATCAAAATAATCTCAGTATTAGGCATGACCTAAATAATGACGGAAAAACAGAGCAAGTATTATTAACCTATAGAGGTCAAAATACGGCATATTCAGTAATTCGTGTATTTGATAACAATGTGGCATTATTTGATCAATGGAACATAAAAGGAAGTTATCTTGAGCGACAAAATCCATTGTTTGGTGACTATGATAATGATGGATTTATAGAATTATATACAATTACAAAATCTAATGACTCATTATTATTGCATGGAATAGAATTTTTCGGAGATCAAAATGATTTAATAACGAATAGATTTATTTGTGTTTCGAAATATAATAGAAATAAAAAATTAGATGTTGATTTTCATGGTGGTGATTTTGTTGATTACAATAATGATGGATTTTTAGATTTATTCTTCATATTATATTCAGGCCTTTCAAAATATCCAAGGAATATTTTCAGATATGATATTAATAATGACAGCTTAAAAATATCTCCATTTAGTGGAACAGGAATAATAAATCCCTCTTTTTTTACAGATATTGATAATGATAATAAACATGAGATTTTTGGACAAGTTCCGGCATATGGTAATTATACCAGCGAAGTTCCATTTAAAGATAGCAGCAGCTATTTAATAGTTTTTTCTGAAGATTTAGAATTAAAATTCCCTCCGGTTGAGTTCAAAGAATATCCCTGCAATTTGAGCACTGTATTAATGACCCAGGCTGATACCTCATTTTTGCTAAGTCTTTTTAATTATAATGGAACCTCACCGGGGAAATATTCAAAACTATTTCTACATACAACTAATGGAAAACAAATAAGTGAGCTATTGCTGCCAGATGAAGTAGAAGTAAATAGCTATAACATAACATACTTCGATTTTGATAATAGGAATCTAATTGTATTAACCGATATATCCGGTCAGGCATTTGAAATTAAATATCCTTTAAAATTGATAAAACTTAATGTTTCAAAAGAAATTACTAGGATAAAATCCGCTGGTAATAATTTTATTCACAAAGCAGATATTGATTTCGATAAAGAAAATGAAATCATTGTTTTTAAGCAGAATTGCGAAGACCTGTTGGTATTAGAAGAAGATTTAAGCATTTATGCTGAAATACCAGTACCAGGAGGCTCCAATTATCCTACAAATATTTTTAGCTACACTAATGACAAAGGCGAATTCCTACTCGACATTCAGGCAGGCAGGTATTATTATACTTTCAAAGTAGAAAAAAATTCTTTGTTTTTTTGGAAATATCCTATCTATCTTGGGATTTTTGGTATTATATTTTTGTTTTTCTATTTCCTGAATTTGCTACAGAAAAAAGCTGCAAAAGAAAAATACGAAAGAGAAAAAGAATTAGTACATCTTCAGTATAATTCAATAAAAAATCAGATTGAGCCTCATTTTATAGGCAATGTAATTAGTTCAATTTCCGGTTTATATGCCGAGAAACAACGAATAGAAGCGGATGCCTATGTTTCCCGATTTACCAGAATTCTAAACCAATCCTTGCTCAACAGTAATCGTGTTACTGTTCCACTACGCGACGAACTTGATTTTACACGCGACTACATAGAAATTCAGCAAAACAGATTGGAAAACAAATTCGACTTTGCAATTGAAGTAACTAAGGATGTGAGTTTCAAAACCGAAATTCCAAGAATGTTGATACACACTTTTGTAGAAAATTCAATTAAGCACGGTTTGCAGCATTGCGATTATAAAGGGCATTTATCAATTGAGGTTTCAAAAAAAGGGAGGATTATTGAAATTGTTATTGAAGATAATGGAATTGGGAGAGAAAATGCAAAAAAATTGAAAACTTTTGGTTCGGGAAAAGGAATAGAAATTGTTGGCGAAATGCTCAATCTTTATAGACGAATTTCAGGAAAGAAAATAAAATATGAAATTGAAGATATTGAAGCAAAACCCAACAACTCCGGATTTAGAGTAACTATCTCGCTACACAAATAA
- a CDS encoding response regulator transcription factor, with amino-acid sequence MNVVIIDNEIAAVKRLKSLLQMFDEIDSITGLIDPQFAIKEIVNKKPDIVFCDVEMPNISGFDLVSEIRSQGVDPKIVFVTAYNHYAIKAIKEFAFDYMLKPVDINEIKNLFNRIAITKKSTGKNIISFASKHNLTERETEVVEYLLQGLSSKEIGEKLYMSKHTVDSHRRNILSKTDVKNTNELIVLLTTKELVEMLN; translated from the coding sequence ATGAATGTCGTAATTATTGACAACGAAATTGCAGCTGTAAAAAGACTAAAAAGTCTTCTCCAAATGTTTGATGAGATTGATTCAATCACCGGACTTATTGATCCTCAGTTTGCTATTAAAGAAATTGTAAACAAAAAACCTGATATTGTATTTTGCGATGTTGAGATGCCAAATATTTCGGGTTTCGATTTAGTTTCGGAAATACGTAGTCAGGGTGTAGATCCAAAAATTGTTTTCGTAACAGCATACAACCACTATGCAATAAAAGCAATAAAAGAATTTGCTTTTGATTATATGCTTAAACCAGTTGATATTAATGAAATCAAAAATTTGTTTAACCGAATTGCAATAACCAAAAAATCTACAGGGAAAAATATAATTTCATTTGCTTCAAAACATAATCTTACCGAACGTGAAACAGAGGTGGTTGAATATCTTCTGCAAGGTTTATCTTCCAAAGAAATTGGAGAAAAATTATATATGAGCAAACATACTGTCGATTCTCACAGAAGAAATATTTTGTCGAAAACAGATGTGAAAAATACAAATGAATTGATTGTGCTGCTTACAACAAAGGAGTTGGTAGAAATGCTCAATTGA